In the genome of Dysgonomonadaceae bacterium zrk40, the window TGGCGCGGCGACGCTGGAAGGCTTCGATTTCGCCGAAGGCCTGGCCGATCGTTTCCGGGTCTATTGCCCGAGCCATCCCGGCATGGGCTATTCGGGCGATGCGCCGCATATTTCAGGGTCGATGGATATCATCATCCATTATCTGAACCTGCTCGACGCGATGGCGCTTCCGGAAAAGCCGCACCTGATCGGCTTTTCGATGGGCGGCTGGCTTGCCACCGAACTGGCGGCCGTTGCCGGCGACCGGTTCGACCGCGTCGTGCTGCTCGCGCCGGCCGGCCTCAATGATCCCGACCATCCTGCGACCGATCTCGGATCGATCGCGCCGCAGGATCTTCCCGGCTTTCTGGCGCATGACGCTTCGGTCGCGCTTCGGTACTTCCCCGATGGCTCCGATCCCGCTTTCGCCGAGAAATTCGGCGCCGATCGCGCCCGCGAGGGTGAGACGGTCGGGCGGATCTGCGCGCCCTTCGGCATGGGTCACCCCAATCTGCGCCGCATGCTCGCCCGGATATCCAATCCGGCGCTGGTGGTCTGGGGCGACAAGGACAGGCTTCTGCCGGCGAGCCAGCTGCCCTTGTGGGTGGAGCAATTGCCGAACGGCCAGGCGCTGTTGATCGAAGGGGCCGGCCACCTGCTCCTGCAGGAGCAGCCCGATAGCGTGACAAAGATCGGCGACTTTCTCGCCGGACCAACATTGTAGGAGGAGATGACATGAACAAACATGTGAAGCCCGGATACTGGGGCGACAGCGTCGATTATCGCGACATCCTGAAAAAGATCGCGGATATCGGCCCGACGCTCGAAGCCAATGCGCCGGCGGACGAGGAAGCGGGCGAACTGACGAAGGAAAGCTTCGAGGCGCTGAAGCCGCTGCGTTTCTCGCATCTGATGGCCACGGAAGAGCTCGGCGGCGCGCAGATGCGCCCGACCGAGGTTCTGCAACTGATCGAGGCGGTGACCTGGTGGTCGGGCTCGGCCGGCTGGGTGTCGATGGTGCATTGCTGCATCGGCGCGATGTCGGCGGCGTTCCTGCCCGACAGCGCGGTCGAACGGCTGTTCGAACCCGGCAGCGACAATCGCTTCTCGGGCCAGGGCGCGCCGCTTGGCATGCTCAAGAAGGTCGATGGAGGCTACACGCTGACCGGCAAGTGGAGCTACGGATCGGGCTTCAGCCATGCAACCTGGTCGCATTCGGCCTGCTTCATCGATGACGGCAACGGAAAGCCGGCCAAGGATGCCGACGGCAATGTCATGGTCATGTGCGCCCATGCGCCGATCGGCGAGCATGAACAGCTTGGCAACTGGGATGTGCTCGGCCTCAAGGGTACCGGGTCGATCGATTACTCCGCCAAGGATGTGTTCATTCCGGAGGATCTGGTGTTTCCGATCCTGTCGGCGCCGCCGCAGCGTCTGAAGGAATTGTTCAGCCTCGGCATTGTCGGTCTTGCATCGATCGGTCACACCGGCTGGGCCATGGGCACGGGCCGGCGCATGCTGGACGAGATCGCCAAATTCGCCCGCAGCAAGTCCGGCCGGGCCGGCATGCTCGGGGAAAGCGAGAAGTTCTGGTACGATTATGGCCGCGCGGAAGCCAATTATCGCGCCGCGCGCGCCTTCGTCATGGAAGTCTGGGGCGATATCGAGGCCAGCGCCGAGGCGGGCAAGATGATGACAACCCGCCAGATCAGCCTCGTTCATCTGGCCAAGGCCCAGATCCACGAGGTCGGCGTCGATGTCTGCAATTTCGCCTATCGCGCATCCGGCGGGGCTGGGCTCAGGGCCGGCGTGATCCAGCGCACCCTTCGCGACATGATGGTGGCGGCGAACCACTTCACCATCGCGCCGTCGCTTGTGACGTCTGCCGGCCGCGACATCGGCGGGCTTTGGTCCGATCGGACCTGGCAGTTCTACGATCTGATCGAGAAGTAATAACCGAAGGGGGCGCAGAATATTGCGCCCCCTACCGAACAGACTGCCGGAGTAATGCCTGATGCCTGAACACCATACCGTCGCCGAAGCCTTTCGCGAGGCTTTCCGTTGCCATCCAGCGGGCGTTGCGGTGATCACCGCCGATCCCGGCGATCAGCCGGTGGCGATGACCGTATCCTCGCTGATTTCCGTCAGCGGGTCGCCGCCGACCATCGCCTTTTCGCTTTCGGCGCGCTCGCGCTCCACGGCAACGGTGCTGCAGGCGGAAACCGTGGTTATCCATATGCTGCGCTATCCAGATCTGGAACTGGCGCGGCTGGGGGCCACGCCCGGCGCCGACCGCTTCGGTCCGGGCATCGCCTGGACGCGGCTTCCGACCGGCGAGCCGCGCTACACCAATGTGTCGACATGGTTCAGGGCGCGCATCAGCGGCACGCTGGCGGTCGAAGGGGCAACGCTGGTGGCCGCCGAATTGCTCGAAGGGGCGACCGCCGATCTTGCCGCGCCCGAACGGGAATCGCTGGTCTATCTGGATCGCCGCTGGCACCGGCTGCGCGAGGACAGCAGCGGCGTGGCGAGCCTCGCTTTGCTGGACGAGGAATACCGCGACGTCTTCCGCTGAAGCACGCGGCGATGCCGCCGGAATATAGCGCGACAGTGGATCGGGCTGTCGGAGGCGCGGTTTATAACCCGAAGCGATATTTTTGCGCAACTATCCGATCATGCCGCCGGAAAGACAGGTCTAAGGTAGCGCAAGGAGGAAGCCAGCCCGGGCAACTGCAGCAGAAGCGCAAAGACGAGGCTGGTGAATGGAGGGGAAGAGGATCATGGCAATCCTTTCCGTAAAGGGTATGTCCAAAAGCTTCGGCGCGCTGAAGGTCGCCGACGACGTCAGTTTCGAGCTTGCCGAAGGCGAGGCGCTGGGCATCATCGGCCCGAATGGCGCGGGGAAGTCCACGCTTTTCAACCTCATCACCGGCAATCTACGGCCGGACGGCGGGCAGGTAATGTTGGGCGACCGCGATGTCACCCGGGAGAGCCCGATGCAGCGCTGCATCAGCGGAATCGGCCGGTCGTTCCAGATCCCGCAGCCTTTCGACCATCTGTCGGTCTATGAGAACCTGCTCGTGGCCGCGCGCTTCGGCGGAGCCGTGGGCGCATCCGAGGCGCCGGGATTGTGCATGTCGATTCTGGCGCGGACGGGGCTGGAGCAACTGGCCCTCCACAAGGCCGGCGTCCTGCCGCTGCTGAGCCGCAAGCGGCTGGAACTGGCGCGCGCGCTCGCCACAAGGCCGCGCGTTATCCTGCTTGACGAGATCGCCGGCGGGCTGACCGATGGGGAGTGCGCGGAGCTCGTAACCACGATCCGCGCAATCCACGCCGAGGGCACCGCCATTCTCTGGATCGAGCATGTCCTGCATGCATTGAACGCGGTGGTGTCGCGGCTGATGGTCCTGAACTTCGGTCGCATGCTGATGATCGGCGATCCGGAAGAGGTGATGGCCGCGCCCGAGGTGCGCGAAGTCTATCTGGGGATCGAGGCATGAGCGCGCTTCTGGACATTCGCGATCTGACCGCCCATTACGGCGACTTCCAGGCCCTGTTCGGCATTGACCTGACGCTGAATGAGGGCGAGACGCTGGCGATCATCGGGGCAAATGGCGCCGGCAAGACCACGCTGATGCGCGCCATCACCGGCATCGCCCGGGTAACGGCGGGCACGGCCGCCCTGAACGGCAAGCGCATCGACCGGCTCACCGCGCCCGATATTCTGCGCGCCGGCATCAGCATGGTGCCGGAGGGGCGGCGACTTTTCCCCAGCCTCACCGTCGAGGAAAACCTGCTGATCGGCGCCCATGTCCGCAAGGGCAATGCCTTCTGGAACCTGTCGCGCATTTTCGAGCTCTTCCCGGTTCTGGCTGAGCGCCGCGGCCAGCCCGCCACCGCGTTATCCGGCGGCCAGCAGCAAATGGTCGCGATCGGACGGGCGCTGATGTCGAACCCGTCCGTGCTCCTGTGCGACGAACTGAGCCTTGGTCTTGCGCCCGTTGTCATCCGCGAGATCTACGCCGCCTTCCCGACGATCCGCGAGAGCGGAACCGCGATCATCGTGGTCGAGCAGGACATCGGCCAGGCGCTAAAGATCGCCGATGGCGTCCATTGCATGATGGAAGGCCGCATCACGCTGTCGGGCCCCCCTTGCGAACTGTCGCGCGATGCCATCCACGACGCCTATTTCGGGATCAGTCACGCATGATTTGGCTTGAAACACTCATTCAGGGCTTGCTGCTCGGCGGATTGTACGCCCTGTTCGCTGCGGGGCTCAGCCTCGTCTTCGGCATTATGCGCCTGGTCAATCTGGCCCATGGCGACCTGATCGTCCTGGCGGCCTATCTTATCCTCGGCATCGGCACGGCCATGGGGCTGAACCCGTTCATCGCCGCGCTGATTGCCATGCCCATCATGTTCGCCCTCGGCTATGTGCTGCAGACCGTGCTTTTGAACCGCGTGCTGGGCGAGGACATCCTGCCGCCGCTGCTGGTCACCTTCGGGCTGTCCGTCGTCATCCAGAACGCGTTGCTGCAGCAGTTTACCGCCGACAGCCGCAAATTGCCGGTCGGTCCCATCGAGGCGCAATCGCTGTCTTTCGGGTCGGTCAATGTCGGCATCATGCCGCTGATCACTTTCGCCTCGGCCATACTGGTGATCCTCTGCCTGAACCGGATCTTCTATCGGACGGCGCTTGGCAGGGCGTTCCGGGCCACGTCCGATGATCCGGTGACGGTTCAGCTTATGGGAATCCGGCCAAGCCGCATTTTCGCGGTGGCGACGGGCATTGCCATGGTCGTCGCCACCATCGCCGCGCTGTATCTGGGCGCGCGCGCCAATTTCGATCCGTCCATCGGTCCCGCCCGCCTTCTCTATGCCTTCGAGGCGGTTATCATCGGCGGGCTCGGGAGCCTGTGGGGCACGCTGATCGGCGGGCTGGTCATCGGCGTCGCGCAGGCCTTCGGCGCGGCGCTCAACCCGCAATGGCAGATCCTGGCGGGCCATGTCGCCTTTGTTGTCGTGCTGCTGTTGCGGCCGCGCGGGCTGTTTCCGCGCGCCTATGATTGAGGACCGGCCATGAGAAAATCCCTGGAACTCCTCTTCGTTGCCATCCTCGTCGCCATCATGGCGATCATCCCGCTGTTCGGCCTGCGCGCGCTGGTGCAGGACCTGTTCATGGTGTTGTGCCTGCTGGTTCTGGCATTGAACTGGAACATGCTTGCCGGCTTTGCCGGCCTCGTCTCCGTCGGCCAGCAGCTTTTCGTCGGCGTCGGCGCCTATTCGATGTTCGCAGCCGTTATCCTGTGGGGTATTGATCCCCTGACCGGCGCGGTGATCGGCGGCTTGGTCGCCATGGCGCTGTCGGTCCCGGTCGCCTTCTTCACGTTTCGTCTGAACGGCGCCTATTTCGCCATCGCGACATGGGCGGTTGCCGAAATCGGCCGGCTTTCCATCGGCCAGTGGCGCGCGCTTGGCGGCGGCACGGGCACCGCTCTGCCGCGTGGAGCCGCGCGCGATATGCCCGGCGTTCAGCTCCTGCGCGACGTTCTCGACATTTCGGGTGCGGCGGCCGTCGATGTACTGACCTACTGGCTGGCGCTGGGGCTGGTCGTGGTGATGCTGGTCGCCAGCTGGCTGTTCCTGCGCTCGCGCATGGGGCTCGGCCTGCAGGCCATGCGCGACAATCCCGTCGCGGCCCGATCCGTCGGCGTCGATGCCGTGCGCCTCAAGGCGCTGGTCTTCCTGTTGACCGCGTTTGGCACCGGACTTTGCGGCGCGCTGATCTTCATACAGACCGGACGCATTGCGCCCGACGCCGCGTTTTCGGTGATCGACTGGACGGCCTTCGTCATTTTCATTGTCGTCATCGGCGGTATCGGCACCTTGCCAGGCCCGATCGTCGGCGTGTTGGTCTTTTACGGCCTGCAGCGGCTGCTTTCCGACTACGGCACGGTCTATCTGATCGTTCTGGGCGTGATCGGCATCGTGATCATGCTGTTCGAAAAGAGGGGATTGTGGGGCGGCCTGATTCAGCGGACCGGTTTCGACCTGCTGTCGCTTGAACACATCCCGCCTGGACCCGGTCCCGATAAACGCACAACAACCTGATGCGCCCGAGGAGGAGCAACGCATGAGCTATTTCAACGAAACGACGTCAGCCGACACGGTCAACGCCCGCATGGGGCCTGAAACCGATCCGCGTCTTGCCGAAGTCATGACATGTCTCGTTCGCCACATTCATGACTTTGCCAAGGAAATCCAGCTGACGCAGGACGAGTGGGAGTATGCGATCGCCTTTCTGACCAAAACCGGCCAGATGTGCTCGCAGGAGCGGCAGGAATTCATTCTGCTGTCGGACGTTCTGGGCGTTTCCATGCTGGTCGACGCGATCAACAACCGGCGTCCCGAAGGCGCGACCGAGAACACCGTTTTCGGGCCGTTCCATGTCGACGGGGCGCCGATCCGGCAGATGGGCGACAATATCTCCCTGGATGGCAAGGGCGAAAGCTGCCTGTTCGAGGGCCGGGTGCTGGACCGCGACGGCAATCCGATCGAAGGCGCGACGGTGGACGTCTGGTCGGACAATGCCGAGGGCTATTATGACGTTCAGCAGCCGGGCATCCAGCCGAAATGGAACAATCGCGGACGGTTCATCACCGGGGCGGACGGCCGCTACAGCTTCGTCGGCATCAAGCCGGTCAGCTACCCGATCCCCGATGACGGGCCGGTGGGACAGATGCTCGGCCATCTCGGCCGCCACCCCTACCGCCCCGCGCATATGCACTATCTCGTCACCGCGCCGGGCTATCAGAAACTGGTGACACACACCTTTGTCGGCGGTGACGAATATCTGGAATCCGACGCGGTGTTCGGCGTCAAGAAATCGCTGATTGCGCCGTATGAGAGGGTTGAGGGCAGCACCACGCAATGGCGCTCTCCGTTCGACTTCGTCCTCGTATCATTGTGAGGTCTGAATGCCCAATGTCAAAATATTCGTCGACGAGGCGCTCTACAACGCGGCACAGGAGAAGCTGGTCGCGCTATTGCCTGATCTGCGGATAGCGCTGTGTTCACTGCTCTCGGTCGACAATGCCGCCTGTCATCTGGCCATGCTTCCGGTTCTCGGCCTGTCCGATCAGCCGCAGGTTAGCGTCGAGCTCAATCTGTTGGCGCGGCCGGACCGGACCCGGGAGAAGATCGCCGAAATTGCCGGAGAGCTTCGCAAAAAGGTCGGCAATGCGACCGGCCAGCCTGTGGCGGTACGCATCTCCATGCTGGATCCGGAGACCTATGTCGCGCTGAAATGACCTTTGCGCTTCAGCGCCGCCGGTGGGTCACCTGTTCTTCATGATCCATACTGGCCTGCAGGCGCTGGGCCTCGATATGCAGGAATTCGATGAACTGCCGGGCTGCGGGCGGTCTCTGTCTTTCGATCATGGTCAGAACGCCGAGCTGGCGGTCGGGATGGTCGATTTTCAACGGCAGCACGGCCAGAGGGATGGTGCGGCGGTTTTGGAAAACCACGGAATAGGGCAGGATGGTCAGGGAGTCCGAACCCATCAGCAGCGACTGGATCGAGGCGAGCGTTCCGCCGGAGAAATTGATCATGAAATCCTTTTGCCCGATCGATTTCAGCGCCCGTTCGAGATCGCGGTAAAGCGGGCTGTTGGCGGGCGGCGCGATCCATGGATAGCGGGCGACGGCATCGAGCGTGATGCCCTTGACCCGCGTCAGGGGATGGTCCGCGCGGCAGGCGACCACGTTCCTGCCCGAAAGCAGAGGCAAAAAGTCCATATCCACAGGCACCTGCCGCGGATGAAGCGGCAGAATGGCGATATCGAGACCGCCATTGCGCAATCCTACGGAAAGGCTGTCCAGATAACCGTAGGACTGGTCGATATACACATCCGAATGACGCGACTGAAATTCGGCGATCATGACCGCCACGACGCCGTCGGTGAAGATCGGCGATCCGCCGACGCGCAGCCTGCCGGCGAGCCCCTGGCGGAAGCGCCGGACCAGAAGGCTGGCTTCCTGGTTGGCGCTGCGGATGCGGCTGCCCAGCCGCGCGAGACTGGCGCCCAGTTCGGTGGCGCGCAATGGCCTGCGCCCGGGCTCGAACAGCGGCATTCCGATCCTCTTCTCGAGCAGGGCCATGCTGCGCGAGACCGAAGGCTGCGACTTGCCGAGCTCATCCGCGCCTTCGGTCAAGCCGCCCTTTTCGACGATCGCCGCCAAGATCTCGAGATGCTCGCTGTCTATTTTCATAACCAAAAGCAATATAATATTCCGATCATCCGATCAATATCTCCGTTTGATTACGCTATTGTGATTTCCAGTCTTCACAGGAGGGAGGGGCCTTTGTCTTTTTTTCGCGAGCAATTCACCGCGCGCAGCGCGGCCGTACGCGTTCGTTTCGGCGCCGGCGTGCGCAAATGCCTCGCCGAGGAACTGGAGACGCTGGGCGCGCGCCGCGCATTGATCCTGACGACGCCCCAGCAAGCGGACCTTGCCGATGCCTTTGCCGAATACTGCGGAGCGCGCGCCGCCGGCGCTTATACCAATGCGACGATGCACACGCCGGTCGACGTCTCGGATGAGGCGGCCAGCCGCGCTGCGGAACTGGGCGCGGATATGCTCGTCTCCGTCGGCGGCGGCTCGACGATCGGGCTCGGCAAGGCGATCGCTCTCAGAACCGGCCTGCCCCAGGTCGTCGTGCCGACCACCTATGCCGGATCGGAGGCGACGCCTATTCTCGGCCAGACCGAAAATGGCATGAAGACCACCCAGACCAATGCGAAGGTGCAGCCCGGCACCATTCTCTACGACGCGGAACTGGTCACGACCCTGCCGGTCGAGATGACGGTCACCTCCGCGCTCAACGCAATGGCGCACGCTGCCGAAGGGCTCTACGCCCGTGACCGCTCCCCCCTTTCCTCGCTGATGGCCGTCGAGGGATTGCGCGCTTTCCGCGACAGTCTGCCGAACGTTCTGGCCGCGCCGACAGATGTGGCTTCGCGCGGGGAAACCCTCTACGGGGCATGGCTTTGCGGCACGGTGCTGGGACAGGTGGGCATGGCGCTGCATCACAAGCTCTGCCACACGCTGGGCGGAAGCTTCAACCTGCCCCATGCGGAGACCCATGCGATCATCCTGCCGCATGCACTTGCCTACAATGCCGCTGCGGTTCCGGAACTGCTGGCGCCGGCGGCAGAGCTTTTCGGCGACGACAATCCGGGCAGGGGACTTTATCGCTTTGCCAGGGAGATCGGCGCCCCTCTGGCCCTGCGCGATCTGGGGATGAGCGAGGCCGATCTGGACAAGGCGGCGGAACTGGCTGTCGCCAATGCCTACTGGAACCCGCGCCCGATCGAACGGGATGCAATCCGGGCGCTGCTTCAGGCGGCCTGGAGCGGGGATATGCCGGCCTTTTGATATTTCGGCGGCAATGTCCGCCTTGTTCTGTTCTTGGGAGGAGACCTTATGCCAGACATCACGACCGATGTATTGATCATTGGCACCGGCCCTGCGGGCTCGGCCACCGCCGCCTTGCTTTCGACCTACGGCATCGAAAACATGGCGGTGAACCGCTATCGCTGGCTTGCCAACACGCCGCGCGCGCACATCACCAACCAGCGCGCCATGGAGGTGCTACGCGACCTCGGTCGCGAGGTCGAGGACGAAGCCTATCTGTTCGCCACCCACCAGGCCTTGATGGGTGAGAATATCTTCTGCGAAAGCCTTGCCGGCGAGGAAATCGGCCGGATGAAGGCCTGGGGCAATCACCCGCTCTCCAAGGCCGAGCATCTCATGTCTTCGCCCACGAAGATGAACGACCTGCCGCAGACCTTCATGGAACCGCTGCTGTTCAAGACCGCATGCGCGCGCGGAACCCAGGCGCGGATGTCGACGGAATACCTGCGCCACCAGCAGGACGCCGACGGCGTTACCACGACCTGTCTGGACCGGCTGACGCAAAAGGAATTCACCATCCGGTCGAAATATCTGATCGGCGCGGATGGCGGCAAGTCCCTGGTCGCGGAGCATGAAAACCTGCCCTTCGAGGGCAGGATGGGCGTCGGCGGCTCGATGAACATCCTGTTCAAGGCCGATCTGACGAAATATGTCGCCCATCGCCCGTCCGTGCTTTACTGGGTGATGCAGCCGGGCGCCGATGTCGGCGGCATCGGCATGGGTCTGGTCCGCATGGTGCGGCCATGGAACGAATGGCTGATCGTCTGGGGTTACGACATCAACGGTCCCGAGCCCGAGGTTACGCCGGAGTTCGCCACCGGCGTCGCGCGGCAGCTGATCGGCGACCCGGATCTTGAGATCGAGCTCCTTTCGGCCAACACGTGGACGGTGAACAACTTCTACGCCACGAAAACGGCGAGCGGGCGCGTGTTCTGCATGGGCGACGCAATCCACCGCCACCCGCCCTCAAACGGACTTGGGTCCAACACCTCGATCCAGGATGCCTTCAACCTCGCCTGGAAACTGGCGATGGTTCTGAAGGGACAGGCGGGCGAGCATCTGCTCGACAGCTACGACGCCGAGCGTGCGCCCGTGGCAAAGCAGATCGTGACGCGGGCGAACCAGTCGATCGCCGAAACCGGTCCGATCTTTGCAGCCCTCGGCATGGCCGAAGGGGTGGACCCCGAGCAGATGCAGAAGAACCTCGAGGCGCGCACCGACGGCACTCCCGAGGCCGAGGCGCAGCGCGAGGCGATCCGCAAGGCCATTGCGTTCAAGAAATACGAGTTCGACGCCCACGGGGTCGAGATGAACCAGCGCTACAGTTCTGATGCCGTGGTAACGGATGGACAGATCGAGCCGGCTTTCCAGCTGGATGCCGATCTTCATTACCAGCCGACAACCTGGCCGGGCGCGCGCCTGCCGCATGTGTGGCTGTACCGCCATGACAACGGAGCCGAGGTCTCGACGCTGGATCTGTGCGGCCATGGCAGGTTTACCCTTTTGACCGGACTGGGCGGCGAGGCCTGGGTCGAGGCGGCGGCCCGGGTGGCGGATACGCTTGGCATTGAGATCGTCACGCATGTGATCGGGCCGCGACGGGAATATGTCGACCACAGCGGCGAGTGGGCGAGACTGGCGGAGATTTGCGACAGCGGATGCCTTCTGGTCCGGCCGGACCACCATGTCTGCTGGCGCGCGACATCGTGCGCCGATGATCCGGAAGCCGAACTGCAGCGCGCGCTGAAACACATTCTGGCCCGGTAGGACATCAGGAAACCGGCGGGCGGCGCGCGACGCGTCGCCCGGTCTCGAATGCAAGACGGCCCGAAACCGGACCGGCGAAACTTCATAACAGAAAGTCATGCAAGCCGCCCAACATCGCATAATCAGCGCTTCCGCCATGCGCTAGTATGATGCGCGAGGAGCATTCGGTTATTGGCGCAATAGCCGATGACGCGCGGGAATCGAACATGCTGCACCTGAAGAGGCGACGGCTCGGATTTTTCGCGTGGGCATTCGGGAGCGGAGCGCTGTTGCAAGCGGATGAGGAGTTTCGGCGGCACTGCGTTTTCAGGCCGATAACGTCTTCGCCGGACCACCCATGTTCATGCGCGGGTGTCGCCGGAAGGGGCGCGCACAGGGGCATGGTCATGCGCTTCGTGCGGGTCGAACAGTTGTTTTTTATGGGAGGATCATATCGTGGCGCAAATCAGCGGCTATCATCATCTGACGCTTTCGACGGATGGTGCGCAGGAGGATTTCGATTTTTACACCAAGACGCTGGGGCTTCATTCGGTCAAGCGCACGGTGCTGTTTGACGGCGTGATTCCGGTTTATCACCTCTATTACGGCTCGCCCGACGGCGATGCCTCGACCATCATCACGACTTTCCCGTTCCGCAAGCCGGGCGTCTATGGCCGCCGCGGCACCAACCAGTCGCGCACCATCATGCAGGCTATCCCGAAGGGCGCCGCGAATTTCTGGGTGGACCGGCTGAACGAGCGCGGCATCAAAGCCGAGAAGATCACCCGTTTCGGCGCCGACCGCGTCGTCTTCGCCCATCCCTGCGGCATTCCGCATGAACTGGTGGAGAGCGACAGCGACGACCGCACGCCGATCGCCAACGAGGCGCAGGGCGTGAGCGCCGAGCACGGCATCAAGGGCATTTACGGCGCCCTGATCGCCTGCTTCGACCGCAGTTCGATGGATGATTTCATGACCGTCGCCCTGCCTTTGACCAAAGAAGCGGACACGGATGAAGGCACGGTCTACCGCGTGCCCGATGCGAATGGCATCATCCAGCGCGTCGAGGTCATCACCGATCGGGAAAGTCCGCAGGGCACCTGGACGCTGTCGGGCGGCACGATCCATCATCTGGCGCTGAACACCGGCGATGAGGAAAACCAGCTGAAATTGCGCGCCCATATCGAGGGTCTCGGCTTCACCGACATCTCCGAGCAGAAGGACCGCAACTACTTCAAGTCCTGCTATGTCCGTTCGCCCGGCGGGGCGCTGTTCGAACTGGCCTGGACGACGCCGCAGGGCTGGGCCCGCGACGAACCTCCCGGCCAGATCGGCAAGACGCTTGTGTTCCCGCCATGGTTCAAGGACCGCGAGGATGAGCTGCGCGCCGGGCTTGAAGAGGCCGAGTTCGTTTGATGGCTTCGGGTGCGCTTCATCTGCCGGCGGAAAAACAGGCCAGGGCGATCTGTGTGTTTGTGCATGGCCGGGGGCAATCGCCCGAGGAAATGCAGGCACATGTCCTGGACCGCCTTGAAGCGCCGGAGGTCGCCTTCGTGCTGCCGCGGGCCGAAGCAGGCTCGTGGTATGAAGCGAGGGCGATCGATCCCCTGACAGACGGGACGCGGTCTGCGCTTGCGGCCGCTCTGGAGCAGCTTGCCGCCGATGTGGCGGGCGCGCGCGCTGCGTTCGGCGCGCTGCCCTTGCTGCTCGCC includes:
- a CDS encoding FAD-dependent monooxygenase, translating into MPDITTDVLIIGTGPAGSATAALLSTYGIENMAVNRYRWLANTPRAHITNQRAMEVLRDLGREVEDEAYLFATHQALMGENIFCESLAGEEIGRMKAWGNHPLSKAEHLMSSPTKMNDLPQTFMEPLLFKTACARGTQARMSTEYLRHQQDADGVTTTCLDRLTQKEFTIRSKYLIGADGGKSLVAEHENLPFEGRMGVGGSMNILFKADLTKYVAHRPSVLYWVMQPGADVGGIGMGLVRMVRPWNEWLIVWGYDINGPEPEVTPEFATGVARQLIGDPDLEIELLSANTWTVNNFYATKTASGRVFCMGDAIHRHPPSNGLGSNTSIQDAFNLAWKLAMVLKGQAGEHLLDSYDAERAPVAKQIVTRANQSIAETGPIFAALGMAEGVDPEQMQKNLEARTDGTPEAEAQREAIRKAIAFKKYEFDAHGVEMNQRYSSDAVVTDGQIEPAFQLDADLHYQPTTWPGARLPHVWLYRHDNGAEVSTLDLCGHGRFTLLTGLGGEAWVEAAARVADTLGIEIVTHVIGPRREYVDHSGEWARLAEICDSGCLLVRPDHHVCWRATSCADDPEAELQRALKHILAR
- a CDS encoding VOC family protein codes for the protein MAQISGYHHLTLSTDGAQEDFDFYTKTLGLHSVKRTVLFDGVIPVYHLYYGSPDGDASTIITTFPFRKPGVYGRRGTNQSRTIMQAIPKGAANFWVDRLNERGIKAEKITRFGADRVVFAHPCGIPHELVESDSDDRTPIANEAQGVSAEHGIKGIYGALIACFDRSSMDDFMTVALPLTKEADTDEGTVYRVPDANGIIQRVEVITDRESPQGTWTLSGGTIHHLALNTGDEENQLKLRAHIEGLGFTDISEQKDRNYFKSCYVRSPGGALFELAWTTPQGWARDEPPGQIGKTLVFPPWFKDREDELRAGLEEAEFV